A section of the Methanosarcina mazei S-6 genome encodes:
- a CDS encoding IS1 family transposase (programmed frameshift) — protein sequence MDCPRCNSSTHKKNGIVDGRQRYKCHDCGYNYSVELKSTASPTSVKRQALQLYLEGLGFRSIGRFLGVSHVSVQKWIKKFGRELEDLKSENEISIVEMDEMHTYIGNKKYCWIWIAVDRVGKKFINCSFGSRGTETGQLIWEKLKTKKIEEVMTDHWKPYAEFIPETIHTQSKAETYTVEGYNSIFRHFLARLRRKTKCYTKSLEMLKYSVLLLMKHRNKELAIFD from the exons ATGGACTGCCCAAGATGTAATAGTTCCACTCACAAAAAGAACGGTATAGTTGATGGACGTCAACGGTACAAATGCCATGATTGTGGATATAACTATTCCGTAGAGCTGAAATCAACTGCTAGCCCCACTTCTGTTAAGAGACAAGCTTTGCAACTCTATCTTGAAGGATTAGGATTTCGCTCAATAGGGCGATTTTTAGGTGTAAGTCATGTTTCTGTTCAAAAATGGATAAAGAAATTTGGTCGGGAGCTAGAGGACCTGAAAAGCGAAAATGAGATATCTATTGTTGAAATGGATGAGATGCACACTTACATCGGTAAC AAAAAATATTGCTGGATATGGATTGCTGTTGATAGAGTTGGGAAAAAATTCATCAACTGCTCTTTTGGCAGCAGAGGAACAGAAACTGGACAACTGATCTGGGAAAAATTAAAGACGAAAAAGATTGAAGAAGTAATGACTGATCACTGGAAACCATATGCAGAGTTTATTCCAGAAACTATTCATACTCAATCAAAAGCAGAAACGTATACAGTTGAAGGATATAACAGCATATTCAGGCACTTTCTAGCAAGGTTGAGACGAAAGACAAAGTGTTATACGAAGAGTCTTGAAATGCTAAAGTACTCTGTTCTTCTATTGATGAAACACAGAAATAAAGAATTAGCTATATTTGATTAA
- a CDS encoding MBL fold metallo-hydrolase — protein sequence MIFERIKSEGLAHLSYFVGSGNEAIVIDPRRDCQIYFDIARREGMKIKYIFETHRNEDYVIGSLELKELTDAEIYHGKGVDFKYGIFVSDGQEFNFGSMKLTALHTPGHTDESMSYALTYPESGKAPLMVFTGDALFVGDVGRTDLYGPEEIPRMAANLYESIFNKILPLGDGVILCPAHGAGSLCGGAISKREYSTLGLERIQNPALQRTDKEEFIKFKLEEKLEFPPYFKKMEQYNLQGPPLLKGLPVPELLFPKEFVKEMEKGAMVVDTRMPHSFGGAHIKGSYGIWLKGLPYYAGWVLPYDKPILLVLEEKDQLETAVSYLVRIGYDSIAGFLNGGISSWYMKALPVESLNLISVQSLKDKIEKNEEMVILDVRRDEEWEKGHIEGARHVYVGHLEENLDKVPRNSPIIVYCDSSRRSNIAASILKKKGYDMVYNVLGSMTAWKNAGYKVVK from the coding sequence ATGATATTTGAGCGCATCAAGTCTGAGGGACTGGCTCATCTTTCTTATTTTGTCGGTTCTGGAAATGAAGCCATTGTTATCGATCCCAGGAGAGACTGCCAGATATACTTCGATATTGCCAGAAGAGAGGGCATGAAAATAAAATATATTTTTGAAACGCACAGAAATGAAGACTATGTAATTGGCTCTCTGGAACTGAAGGAGTTGACGGATGCAGAGATCTACCACGGTAAGGGAGTAGATTTTAAATACGGAATTTTTGTCAGCGACGGGCAGGAGTTTAATTTCGGGTCTATGAAGCTGACCGCTCTGCATACTCCCGGGCATACCGATGAAAGCATGTCCTATGCGCTCACATACCCGGAATCAGGAAAAGCGCCTCTAATGGTTTTCACAGGAGATGCCCTTTTCGTAGGTGATGTGGGAAGAACCGACCTTTACGGTCCTGAAGAAATTCCAAGGATGGCAGCAAACCTGTATGAGAGCATTTTTAATAAGATTCTCCCCCTGGGAGACGGAGTAATACTCTGCCCTGCACATGGTGCGGGTTCTCTCTGTGGAGGAGCCATCTCCAAAAGAGAATACAGTACCCTGGGCCTCGAACGTATTCAGAACCCTGCTCTTCAGAGGACTGATAAAGAAGAGTTCATAAAGTTTAAGCTTGAAGAAAAGCTTGAATTTCCTCCTTATTTTAAAAAAATGGAGCAGTATAACCTTCAGGGCCCTCCTTTGCTGAAAGGGCTTCCGGTTCCGGAGCTGCTTTTTCCGAAAGAGTTCGTAAAAGAGATGGAAAAGGGGGCAATGGTTGTGGACACGCGTATGCCGCATTCTTTCGGAGGAGCGCATATAAAAGGTTCATACGGAATCTGGCTTAAAGGACTGCCTTACTATGCAGGCTGGGTGCTCCCTTACGATAAGCCCATACTTCTCGTACTTGAAGAGAAAGATCAGCTTGAGACCGCTGTCAGCTATCTGGTCAGAATAGGGTATGACAGTATAGCAGGTTTCCTGAATGGAGGAATTTCATCCTGGTATATGAAAGCCCTGCCTGTAGAAAGCCTGAACCTGATATCTGTCCAGAGCCTGAAAGATAAAATCGAGAAGAATGAGGAAATGGTAATTCTGGACGTAAGGCGGGACGAGGAATGGGAAAAAGGACATATTGAAGGAGCAAGGCACGTATACGTAGGTCATCTGGAAGAGAATCTGGATAAAGTCCCCCGGAATAGTCCGATAATTGTTTACTGCGATTCGTCCAGGCGTTCAAATATAGCGGCTTCGATTCTGAAAAAGAAGGGATATGACATGGTGTACAATGTGCTCGGCAGCATGACTGCATGGAAGAACGCCGGATATAAAGTTGTGAAATGA
- a CDS encoding DUF1015 domain-containing protein codes for MILHVPNILLPETNWKEWAVIACDQHTQDLDYWKRVEEFVGDTPSALNLIYPEIYLPLDEKRVDEIHKAMHSYRDVLIDHGPCFILVKRNFSGRERTGLVVAVDLEGYEYTGTDSFIRPTEKTIKERLPARVKIRENAELELTHVLILYDDPDFSVLPGNTEGPVYEGDKVYDFDLMEDGGHIKGFKISDRNVLEEISKKIESFGILLAGDGNHSLAAAKSFWETIKKTVPDNHPARYALVELVNIHDPGLTFEPIHRLVRGINPEKLLERFDAKIVESSLFNSGTECENKPEAGHSIEFITKNRRGFLIFDKPKHDLEVETLDEIIDDYAVEYEHDPEVVEKLGKEPESIGFFLPPLKRNEFFALIKKKGILPRKSFSLGKENEKRYYIEARRIMQ; via the coding sequence ATGATTTTGCACGTTCCGAACATTCTTCTTCCAGAGACTAACTGGAAAGAATGGGCAGTAATTGCCTGTGACCAGCACACTCAGGACCTGGACTACTGGAAAAGAGTTGAAGAATTTGTTGGAGATACCCCTTCTGCTCTGAATCTTATTTATCCTGAGATATACCTTCCTTTAGACGAAAAAAGAGTGGATGAAATTCATAAAGCAATGCACAGCTATAGAGATGTCCTTATTGACCACGGTCCCTGCTTTATTCTTGTAAAGCGCAATTTTTCCGGCAGGGAAAGGACAGGTCTGGTTGTCGCAGTTGACCTGGAAGGATACGAATATACCGGAACTGACTCTTTTATCCGGCCAACTGAAAAAACAATAAAAGAAAGGCTTCCTGCAAGAGTCAAGATAAGAGAAAATGCAGAACTCGAGCTTACTCACGTCCTTATTCTGTATGATGACCCGGACTTTTCCGTTCTCCCGGGAAACACAGAAGGTCCTGTTTATGAAGGGGATAAGGTCTATGATTTTGACCTGATGGAAGACGGCGGGCATATTAAGGGCTTTAAAATCAGCGACAGAAATGTGCTTGAAGAAATTTCGAAAAAGATTGAGTCCTTTGGTATCCTGCTTGCCGGCGACGGAAACCACAGCCTTGCAGCTGCAAAGAGTTTCTGGGAAACAATTAAAAAGACAGTCCCTGACAACCATCCAGCAAGGTACGCACTTGTTGAGCTTGTGAATATCCATGACCCGGGCCTTACCTTTGAGCCGATTCACAGGCTTGTCAGGGGAATAAATCCCGAAAAACTGCTCGAAAGGTTTGATGCAAAGATCGTAGAGTCATCTTTATTCAATTCAGGTACCGAATGTGAGAATAAACCGGAAGCCGGCCATTCAATCGAGTTTATTACAAAAAACAGACGTGGTTTCCTTATCTTTGATAAGCCCAAACATGACCTTGAGGTTGAAACCCTTGATGAAATCATTGACGATTACGCTGTCGAATACGAACATGACCCTGAAGTCGTTGAGAAGCTCGGAAAAGAGCCTGAAAGCATTGGTTTCTTCCTTCCCCCATTAAAAAGAAATGAGTTTTTTGCTCTTATAAAGAAGAAAGGAATCCTTCCACGGAAGTCATTTTCCCTTGGAAAGGAAAACGAGAAAAGGTATTATATTGAGGCCAGAAGAATTATGCAATAA
- a CDS encoding double zinc ribbon domain-containing protein, protein MASYKHPCKYCGKLIARDSNFCPFCTQENPLGPMRCPICRYPLEDGAKACGHCGILLWKICESCGKETFLGDKCSYCGTPIIVVCPNPKCRAEQPPTNRNCVKCGKPLR, encoded by the coding sequence ATGGCCAGTTATAAACATCCGTGTAAATACTGTGGGAAATTGATCGCTCGTGATTCCAATTTCTGCCCGTTCTGTACCCAGGAAAATCCTCTTGGGCCCATGAGATGCCCGATATGCCGATACCCTCTTGAGGACGGTGCAAAGGCCTGCGGTCACTGCGGCATTTTACTGTGGAAAATATGTGAAAGCTGCGGAAAAGAGACTTTTCTGGGGGACAAATGCAGCTATTGCGGTACTCCGATTATTGTTGTCTGCCCCAACCCCAAATGCAGGGCCGAACAGCCTCCTACAAACAGGAATTGTGTCAAATGCGGTAAACCGCTAAGGTGA
- a CDS encoding zinc ribbon domain-containing protein yields MGSRKSQLQPFTRNYEDNSSESGFQFTFYCDICQDGYKTRFIESRTYKKTGIFGMVGKALSAGSDLVGQYGVGNAIERGVDIFNDRKQGMSPEWRKEWEDAFEIAQNEAKEHFLRCPRCKHYVCEADWNEQDNLCVECAPRENVELTAIRAERMVDEMREKAENTSVFKGNIERRQTLCPECGKPSGEGKFCNNCGASLSLTKCPNCGNKVSIGTRFCGECGTKLN; encoded by the coding sequence ATGGGATCTCGAAAGTCACAGCTCCAGCCTTTTACAAGGAATTATGAAGACAACAGTTCAGAATCAGGTTTCCAGTTTACTTTTTACTGTGATATCTGTCAGGATGGCTACAAAACAAGGTTCATAGAATCCAGGACCTATAAAAAGACGGGCATTTTCGGAATGGTAGGAAAAGCTCTTTCTGCTGGCTCTGACCTTGTAGGCCAGTATGGTGTTGGAAATGCAATTGAAAGAGGTGTGGACATCTTCAATGACCGCAAGCAGGGGATGTCCCCAGAATGGCGTAAAGAGTGGGAAGACGCTTTTGAAATAGCCCAGAATGAAGCAAAAGAACATTTCCTCAGGTGCCCACGGTGCAAACATTATGTCTGCGAAGCCGACTGGAACGAGCAGGACAATCTCTGTGTGGAATGCGCACCAAGGGAAAATGTTGAGCTGACTGCAATAAGGGCGGAACGTATGGTAGATGAAATGAGGGAAAAAGCTGAAAATACAAGCGTGTTCAAAGGGAATATAGAGAGAAGACAGACTTTATGCCCTGAATGCGGTAAACCCTCAGGTGAAGGAAAATTCTGCAATAACTGCGGAGCATCTCTTTCTCTCACAAAATGCCCTAATTGCGGAAATAAAGTGTCCATCGGCACCAGGTTCTGCGGTGAATGCGGAACAAAGTTGAATTAA
- a CDS encoding DUF1328 domain-containing protein, producing MADLIGLAVVFLILALIAYILGARGIAGFSMTIAKWLVIIFVVLAIISLIL from the coding sequence ATGGCGGATCTAATCGGATTAGCAGTTGTATTTTTAATTTTAGCATTAATTGCATATATATTGGGTGCGCGGGGAATTGCCGGTTTTTCTATGACTATCGCAAAATGGCTTGTTATAATATTTGTTGTACTTGCGATAATCTCGCTGATTTTATGA
- a CDS encoding flippase, which yields MSVNESVNRIVGGSGVILAGTFLGMLLDILIKKVMTSHLSPADFGTYSLALTVISITGAVATLGLNEGVPRYIAFFRGRQEEQKVHELIISAILMGLIAGLLAILVSPSLFESLAGKGFDAQGQILSVVKILVFAIPFTILLNLTVAIYRGFDRTNVNMYFYNIIRPLSLLGFASAAVYFGASLKGVVFADLISMVFTFGIMSVYFVKKPPVKPEWKIKFSEPTRQLIRYSFPLLITATLLNLMSWIDTIMLGYFRPAEVVGVYNAVYPIVGFLSLVIASMGYVYVPVASKLWGLNKTQPVGSIYAVMTKWCFLLTFPIFALIFVYPEFLITKLYGAEYVGGTTALRILAMGFIANSYFGFNYHTLLASGDSDFLMRCSVASAGINAVVNFMLIPEYGMIGAAIGTAVSYASIEVSMTLRAWRKQKMHPFTSMYRKLTLVCVVMTATMLAAKIIIPLSGAAWEYAVFIIVYFAVIHYAKILDKDEISMVDEIRKNIRQNVSVHVPQAIKTLVP from the coding sequence ATGTCAGTTAACGAATCTGTTAACCGGATAGTGGGCGGTTCCGGTGTAATACTTGCAGGGACCTTTCTCGGGATGCTTCTCGACATCCTTATTAAAAAAGTAATGACATCTCACCTCTCACCAGCCGACTTCGGCACATATTCCCTTGCACTGACCGTGATATCGATCACAGGTGCTGTCGCAACCCTCGGGCTCAATGAGGGGGTCCCGAGATATATTGCGTTCTTCAGGGGCAGACAGGAGGAACAGAAGGTACACGAATTAATAATATCAGCAATACTCATGGGCCTTATTGCAGGTTTGCTAGCCATCCTGGTCTCACCTTCGCTCTTCGAAAGCCTGGCAGGAAAAGGATTTGATGCACAGGGCCAGATTCTGTCCGTGGTCAAGATCCTTGTCTTTGCTATCCCGTTCACCATACTCCTGAACCTCACAGTAGCAATCTACAGGGGATTCGACCGCACGAATGTTAACATGTACTTCTATAACATCATAAGACCGTTGTCCCTGCTTGGATTTGCTTCAGCTGCCGTATACTTCGGAGCGTCCCTTAAAGGAGTAGTATTTGCAGACCTGATTTCAATGGTCTTTACTTTTGGCATAATGTCGGTGTATTTTGTAAAGAAGCCGCCGGTAAAGCCCGAATGGAAAATTAAATTCAGCGAGCCCACCAGACAGCTGATAAGGTATTCATTCCCGCTCCTGATAACTGCAACCCTGCTGAATCTCATGAGCTGGATAGACACCATAATGCTCGGTTATTTCAGACCGGCTGAAGTTGTGGGAGTTTACAACGCAGTGTACCCTATTGTTGGGTTCCTGTCCCTTGTAATAGCCTCGATGGGCTATGTGTATGTCCCGGTAGCATCAAAGCTGTGGGGCCTTAACAAAACTCAACCTGTTGGTTCGATATATGCGGTAATGACCAAATGGTGCTTCCTGCTTACATTCCCGATCTTTGCACTGATATTCGTGTACCCTGAGTTTCTTATCACTAAACTCTACGGAGCGGAATATGTAGGCGGTACAACGGCCCTGCGCATCCTTGCCATGGGGTTCATAGCAAACTCATATTTCGGGTTCAACTACCACACTTTACTGGCTTCCGGGGACTCTGACTTCCTGATGAGGTGTTCGGTTGCAAGTGCAGGAATTAACGCAGTTGTTAACTTCATGCTTATACCTGAATACGGCATGATAGGTGCAGCTATAGGAACTGCCGTATCCTATGCATCCATAGAAGTTTCAATGACCTTAAGAGCCTGGAGGAAGCAGAAAATGCACCCCTTCACTTCAATGTACAGAAAACTGACCCTGGTTTGTGTTGTCATGACCGCAACCATGCTAGCTGCAAAAATAATAATTCCACTTTCAGGGGCAGCCTGGGAGTATGCAGTTTTCATCATCGTATACTTTGCAGTCATTCATTACGCAAAGATACTGGACAAAGATGAGATAAGCATGGTAGACGAGATAAGGAAAAACATCAGGCAGAATGTCAGTGTTCATGTCCCTCAGGCAATAAAGACTCTCGTACCATAA
- a CDS encoding YihY/virulence factor BrkB family protein has protein sequence MDLVTRTVKKWMEDDAKTHSAALAFYFVLSLPALILFSISMGSIFLKSSRLQENIIEYLQGSVDQSIIDMMYALFENTPEVNFLSLGALIGFLLLLWSASNVFRQLKDFLEKAWDIKHVESSTIKDFIKNAIVSFFIVIGIGGLLVFSILIEGVLYTVSRLFQGVFPFSPSVAQYTGSAASFLILVLFFMLVYRVLPDTKLGLKPVFVGSLVTVILITIGKYAMSLYFLYSNPVSVYGAIGSTVGLFLLIYYSSIMITIGAEFTKVYSEL, from the coding sequence TTGGATCTGGTTACCAGAACAGTAAAGAAATGGATGGAGGATGACGCAAAGACTCACAGTGCCGCACTGGCATTTTATTTTGTGTTAAGCCTTCCTGCTCTTATACTATTTTCGATATCAATGGGAAGTATTTTTTTAAAATCAAGCCGTCTTCAGGAAAACATAATCGAGTATCTGCAGGGTTCGGTTGACCAGAGCATTATAGATATGATGTATGCGCTTTTCGAAAACACCCCTGAGGTAAATTTCCTCTCACTCGGAGCGTTAATAGGTTTTTTGCTCCTGCTCTGGTCTGCAAGCAATGTTTTCAGGCAGTTGAAGGACTTCCTTGAGAAAGCCTGGGATATCAAACATGTAGAATCCAGTACCATTAAAGACTTTATAAAAAATGCAATCGTCTCTTTTTTTATAGTTATAGGTATTGGAGGGCTCCTTGTCTTCAGCATACTTATCGAAGGAGTGCTTTATACTGTTTCCAGGCTGTTTCAGGGAGTTTTTCCCTTTTCACCTTCCGTTGCCCAGTATACCGGGTCAGCAGCCAGCTTCCTTATCCTTGTACTTTTTTTTATGCTTGTATACAGGGTACTGCCGGATACAAAACTTGGACTTAAACCTGTGTTTGTAGGGTCGCTAGTGACGGTAATTCTCATAACTATAGGCAAGTATGCAATGAGCCTCTATTTCCTGTACAGCAACCCTGTAAGTGTTTATGGAGCAATCGGGTCAACAGTTGGATTATTTCTCCTGATATATTATTCTTCAATTATGATTACAATTGGTGCTGAGTTTACAAAAGTTTATTCTGAATTATAA
- a CDS encoding PAS domain S-box protein: MGEGIVIYEQVGKFLKANPAICKMLGKSREELLQKTATEFIAQKSSKIFTEQIRELYRNEKETLQITTVLKDGIFFPVDLNMELIEYKGKQAIFSIVRNIME, from the coding sequence ATAGGTGAAGGAATAGTAATCTATGAGCAGGTAGGCAAGTTTCTGAAAGCAAATCCTGCAATATGTAAAATGCTTGGGAAGAGTAGAGAGGAGTTGCTGCAAAAAACAGCAACTGAATTTATTGCCCAGAAATCATCAAAAATTTTCACTGAGCAGATAAGAGAGCTATATCGAAATGAAAAGGAAACATTACAGATTACAACTGTCCTTAAAGATGGCATCTTTTTTCCTGTAGATCTGAATATGGAGCTTATTGAATACAAAGGTAAACAGGCTATATTTTCTATTGTTCGCAATATAATGGAATGA